A genome region from Hymenobacter tibetensis includes the following:
- a CDS encoding tol-pal system protein YbgF, which translates to MILRLRFILLLLLLPFLALAQRADTTRSSSPIRNIETENVDIMPTANTKGWLLLDKDIQTELEGAVQNLYNCKYDRAEKQFRSLRRRYPNHPMPYFLMGLSQWWKIVPTNIKTKQYDKLFFAYMDTTIQKAEAQFDADDKNYEACFFLAAAYGFDGRLNAERSNWPKATISAKRALKYLELSKEANGLSPEFLFGQALFNYYAVWIPTNYPLLKPVLLLFPKGNKQLGLQQLRSVAENGFYVGPEAKVFLMRILNNEENNWEAAAPIARSLAKTYPDNGYFQRFYALSCFNLGDFRECERLSLEILSKLNQGMPSYEATSGRYATYFLGWLMQNRYKDFEKSKDYYQRCIVFSELTEEVKGGFYLHSNYNLARIAEKEKDTAAARRYYTIVRDIADNKSAAYREARAYLKKNKK; encoded by the coding sequence ATGATTCTTCGCCTCCGATTTATCCTGTTACTGTTGTTGTTGCCTTTTCTGGCACTAGCACAGCGGGCCGATACCACCCGGTCGTCTTCTCCCATCCGCAATATCGAAACCGAGAACGTCGATATCATGCCCACAGCCAACACCAAAGGTTGGCTCTTGCTGGACAAAGATATCCAGACTGAGTTGGAAGGGGCCGTGCAGAACTTGTATAACTGCAAATATGACCGAGCTGAAAAACAGTTCCGCTCATTGCGGCGGCGTTATCCCAACCACCCAATGCCTTATTTTCTGATGGGGCTCAGTCAATGGTGGAAAATCGTGCCTACTAATATCAAGACCAAGCAATACGACAAACTGTTCTTTGCTTACATGGATACCACCATCCAAAAGGCAGAAGCACAGTTTGATGCTGATGATAAGAACTACGAGGCTTGCTTTTTCTTGGCAGCTGCTTATGGCTTTGATGGGCGGTTGAATGCCGAGCGTTCTAACTGGCCCAAGGCCACTATTAGCGCCAAGCGCGCCCTGAAGTATTTAGAGCTAAGCAAAGAAGCCAATGGGCTGAGTCCAGAATTCTTGTTCGGACAGGCGCTTTTCAATTATTATGCTGTCTGGATTCCCACTAACTACCCGCTGTTAAAGCCTGTATTGCTATTGTTTCCGAAAGGGAACAAGCAGCTAGGATTACAACAGTTGCGCAGTGTGGCTGAGAATGGCTTCTACGTGGGTCCGGAAGCCAAGGTCTTTTTGATGCGCATTCTCAACAACGAGGAGAACAACTGGGAAGCGGCTGCTCCTATTGCCCGTAGCTTAGCCAAGACTTACCCCGACAACGGCTATTTCCAACGGTTCTACGCGTTGTCGTGCTTCAACCTTGGCGACTTTCGCGAATGTGAGCGCCTGAGCCTGGAAATCCTGTCCAAGCTCAATCAGGGCATGCCTAGCTACGAAGCTACTAGCGGACGCTACGCCACCTATTTTTTAGGCTGGTTGATGCAGAACCGCTACAAGGATTTCGAGAAGTCGAAAGATTACTACCAGCGGTGCATTGTTTTCTCGGAACTCACCGAAGAAGTGAAAGGAGGCTTCTACCTGCACTCCAATTACAACTTAGCCCGCATAGCTGAGAAGGAGAAAGATACTGCCGCTGCTCGCCGCTACTATACCATCGTGCGGGACATTGCCGACAATAAATCGGCTGCTTACCGGGAGGCAAGGGCTTATCTGAAGAAAAACAAGAAGTAG
- a CDS encoding M20/M25/M40 family metallo-hydrolase, which translates to MKLLHTLCRIAAPSGNEAPLTQYLLEYIKEQQSNWLVQPTILAGDEWQDCIMLVFGAPRTAVFAHIDSIGFTVRYGQQLVRIGGPVVEAGSRLVGRDAQGEIECELTIDEETGEIGYEFTREIERGTELTFRCDFRETETTVQSCYLDNRLGVWNALRLCETLENGIVAFSCWEEHGGGSVAYLAKHIYETYGVRQALISDITWVTEGVQPGQGVVISLRDSLIPRRAYVERIRRIAEASGVAHQLEVEGSGGSDAKELQHGAQPWDWCFIGAPENNVHSPDEIVDKRDIASMLELYQVLMREL; encoded by the coding sequence ATGAAGCTTTTACACACCTTATGTCGCATTGCGGCACCTTCCGGAAACGAAGCGCCACTCACGCAGTATCTTTTAGAGTACATCAAGGAACAGCAAAGCAACTGGCTGGTTCAACCTACCATCCTAGCCGGAGACGAATGGCAGGATTGTATTATGTTGGTCTTCGGCGCGCCGCGCACAGCTGTTTTTGCCCATATAGATAGTATCGGATTCACTGTCCGCTATGGTCAACAGCTTGTGCGGATTGGTGGCCCGGTTGTAGAAGCTGGCTCCCGCCTCGTGGGGCGCGATGCACAAGGCGAAATAGAATGTGAGCTAACCATCGACGAGGAAACCGGGGAAATAGGCTATGAGTTCACGCGCGAGATTGAGCGGGGCACCGAACTAACCTTCCGTTGCGACTTCCGCGAGACAGAAACTACTGTACAAAGCTGCTATCTCGATAATCGCCTCGGCGTGTGGAACGCATTGCGGCTTTGCGAAACTCTTGAAAATGGCATTGTTGCCTTTAGCTGCTGGGAAGAACACGGCGGCGGCTCGGTAGCCTATCTAGCCAAGCATATCTACGAAACCTACGGTGTGCGGCAAGCTCTGATTTCGGACATTACCTGGGTAACTGAAGGCGTGCAGCCAGGGCAAGGTGTTGTCATCTCCTTGCGCGACTCACTTATTCCCCGTCGTGCCTATGTAGAGCGCATTCGCCGTATTGCGGAGGCATCTGGTGTAGCGCATCAACTAGAAGTGGAAGGCAGCGGCGGCTCTGATGCGAAAGAATTGCAACATGGTGCCCAACCTTGGGACTGGTGCTTTATCGGTGCTCCCGAAAACAATGTGCATTCTCCTGACGAGATAGTAGACAAGCGCGACATCGCCAGCATGCTGGAACTGTACCAAGTATTGATGAGAGAATTGTAA
- a CDS encoding acyltransferase family protein, with amino-acid sequence MSVLTSTSSKTVEHLSYQELDILHSLRGFCAFYVVIFHAKFILWSGGNQYLQMHPRATWQILDYILFGLDMFSAAGYEMVIFFFTLSGFFIRYAQLRKHRRPIAFYINRIVRIYPPYLFSVLLACGVLLALGILAPEALTGAPERELNPALQEARQQLLNFHLSDLLLVVGFLKNNEFYTGYNEVYWSLLPEALFYLGVPLFFWRIKWYYIISVLIYVFNLFNSSLVIDNAIVNYMLTYNFYFAIGVALYDLVIFTEWLRWVRRVSSKLLFVVAVMLFGLMLVAAVTKLKPLSGTLAAILAFLSISSLLAGKVSPKNWLVRATHSIGIYSFSLYLYHFPLLILCYAGLVWLTGDLVIYARYYWLAVPLVTMLSYALYLVTERASVNYFRKV; translated from the coding sequence GTGTCGGTACTAACTTCTACATCCAGTAAAACAGTTGAGCATCTATCGTATCAAGAGCTTGATATTCTGCATTCTCTGCGTGGTTTCTGTGCTTTCTATGTGGTAATATTTCATGCCAAATTTATTCTCTGGTCTGGGGGAAACCAGTATTTACAGATGCACCCGCGTGCCACGTGGCAGATACTCGATTACATTCTTTTCGGGCTTGACATGTTTAGCGCGGCAGGCTATGAGATGGTTATCTTTTTCTTCACGCTATCAGGATTCTTTATTCGGTATGCGCAACTGCGTAAACATCGGCGTCCAATAGCCTTTTATATCAACCGGATAGTTCGCATTTATCCTCCCTATTTGTTTTCGGTGCTATTGGCCTGCGGCGTGTTGCTTGCACTTGGTATACTAGCGCCAGAAGCTTTAACTGGGGCTCCGGAAAGGGAGTTGAATCCTGCTTTGCAGGAAGCAAGACAACAATTATTGAATTTTCACCTTTCCGATTTGCTGCTAGTAGTTGGCTTCTTGAAGAACAACGAGTTTTACACTGGTTACAACGAAGTGTATTGGTCATTGCTACCAGAAGCGTTGTTCTATCTAGGAGTGCCCTTATTCTTCTGGCGAATCAAATGGTACTACATAATCTCTGTGCTGATTTATGTGTTTAATCTCTTCAACTCGTCATTAGTAATTGATAATGCGATAGTCAATTATATGTTGACATATAATTTCTACTTCGCAATTGGGGTAGCACTGTATGACTTGGTGATATTCACTGAATGGCTTCGCTGGGTAAGAAGAGTTTCCAGCAAGCTGCTTTTTGTAGTAGCTGTAATGCTATTCGGGTTGATGCTTGTAGCCGCAGTGACCAAGCTCAAACCTCTATCAGGGACTCTTGCTGCTATTCTAGCATTCTTAAGTATATCTTCTTTGCTAGCGGGTAAGGTGTCGCCTAAGAATTGGCTGGTACGAGCCACGCACTCTATTGGAATATACAGCTTCTCACTTTATCTGTATCATTTCCCTCTCCTGATACTGTGCTATGCAGGGCTAGTATGGCTGACAGGTGATTTAGTTATCTACGCGCGCTATTACTGGCTAGCAGTGCCCTTAGTGACTATGCTTAGTTACGCATTGTATTTGGTAACGGAACGAGCATCCGTGAACTACTTTAGAAAAGTATAG
- a CDS encoding sodium-translocating pyrophosphatase, translating to MMSFLYVVPALGLLALVYTWFRSGWVSRQDAGDERMRTIAGYIADGAIAFLKAEYRVMVFFGLIAGAFLFYLGSTGEKSSPIIVIAFVIGALLSAAAGFIGMKIATKANVRTAQAARTSLSNALNVSFSGGSVMGMGVAGLAVLGLGSLFIVFYQLFVVNTGGSANGVEMETALEVLTGFSLGAESIALFARVGGGIYTKAADVGADLVGKVEAGIPEDDPRNPATIADNVGDNVGDVAGMGADLFGSYVATILATMVLGREVVANGDQFQGLSPILLPMVIAGMGIVASLIGILLVRVKENGNVQAALNFGNYVSVAVSAAASYFIIRWMLPAGDLIIGRPGSVPFNSLDVFWAVVVGLVVGTLMSIITEYYTAMGKRPVLSIVRQSSTGHATTVIGGISVGMESTVLPIIVLAAGIVLSFECAGLYGVAIAAAGMMATTAMQLAIDAFGPIADNAGGIAEMSELPKEVRERTDILDAVGNTTAATGKGFAIASAALTSLALFAAFMGTAKITSIDISNARVLAGLFVGAMIPFIFSGLAIAAVGRAAMAMVQEVRRQFREIPGIMEGTGRPEYEKCVAISTQAAIREMMLPGAIALIVPIIIGFAFGPEVLGGTLAGVTVSGVLMAIFQSNAGGAWDNAKKSFEKGVMIDGVMQYKGSDAHKASVTGDTVGDPFKDTSGPSMNILIKLMSIVSLVIAPHIAAPDRGVAPAQGKRPIDMQARPHVRYTDSGAHATEALFVLLRQQL from the coding sequence ATGATGAGTTTTCTATACGTCGTGCCCGCACTTGGGCTACTGGCTTTAGTGTACACGTGGTTTCGCTCTGGCTGGGTAAGCCGGCAGGATGCCGGAGACGAGCGCATGCGCACCATTGCCGGCTATATCGCCGATGGGGCTATTGCTTTCCTGAAAGCAGAATACAGGGTGATGGTGTTCTTCGGCCTTATTGCTGGCGCCTTCCTATTTTATCTGGGCAGTACAGGTGAAAAATCCAGCCCTATAATTGTCATTGCCTTTGTCATTGGAGCCCTGCTGTCGGCGGCGGCTGGGTTTATTGGGATGAAGATTGCCACGAAAGCGAATGTGCGTACGGCGCAAGCTGCGCGTACCAGTCTCTCAAATGCCCTGAACGTATCCTTCTCAGGAGGCTCAGTGATGGGTATGGGCGTAGCCGGCTTAGCCGTGTTGGGATTGGGCTCGCTGTTTATTGTGTTCTACCAGCTATTCGTAGTGAACACGGGAGGTAGTGCTAACGGCGTTGAGATGGAAACCGCTCTTGAAGTGCTAACCGGCTTTTCCCTCGGAGCCGAAAGCATTGCGCTTTTCGCTCGGGTAGGAGGAGGAATTTATACCAAGGCTGCTGACGTTGGAGCCGACCTGGTAGGCAAAGTGGAAGCCGGTATTCCAGAAGACGACCCTCGCAACCCCGCCACCATTGCCGACAACGTAGGGGATAACGTGGGCGACGTGGCTGGGATGGGAGCTGACCTGTTTGGATCCTATGTCGCGACCATCTTAGCTACGATGGTGCTAGGGCGCGAAGTGGTAGCCAATGGCGACCAGTTTCAGGGTCTTTCCCCCATCTTGCTGCCTATGGTAATTGCCGGCATGGGCATTGTAGCCTCCCTGATAGGCATTCTATTGGTACGCGTAAAAGAAAACGGCAACGTGCAAGCCGCCCTCAACTTCGGCAACTATGTGTCGGTAGCAGTGTCGGCAGCAGCATCCTACTTCATCATCCGCTGGATGCTCCCAGCAGGTGACTTGATTATCGGTCGGCCTGGTTCGGTGCCATTCAATTCCCTGGATGTTTTCTGGGCAGTAGTAGTAGGCTTGGTAGTGGGTACACTGATGAGTATTATCACGGAGTATTATACGGCCATGGGAAAGCGGCCCGTGCTGAGCATTGTACGCCAGAGCAGCACTGGGCACGCTACCACCGTAATCGGGGGCATATCGGTGGGCATGGAATCGACGGTGCTACCAATTATCGTGCTGGCGGCTGGTATCGTACTTAGCTTCGAGTGTGCGGGCCTCTACGGAGTGGCCATTGCGGCAGCCGGTATGATGGCCACTACAGCTATGCAGTTGGCTATTGATGCCTTTGGACCTATTGCCGACAATGCTGGCGGAATTGCCGAGATGAGTGAATTGCCCAAGGAAGTACGGGAGCGTACCGATATTCTGGACGCCGTAGGCAACACCACAGCAGCCACGGGCAAGGGCTTCGCTATTGCTTCGGCTGCTCTTACCTCGCTGGCTCTTTTTGCGGCGTTCATGGGCACGGCCAAAATCACCTCCATCGACATCAGCAATGCCCGCGTGCTGGCGGGGTTGTTCGTTGGCGCTATGATTCCTTTTATCTTCTCGGGACTGGCTATTGCAGCCGTGGGCCGGGCGGCTATGGCGATGGTGCAGGAAGTGCGGCGCCAATTCCGTGAGATTCCTGGCATCATGGAAGGCACTGGCCGGCCGGAGTATGAGAAGTGCGTAGCTATTTCCACCCAGGCTGCCATCCGCGAGATGATGCTGCCAGGTGCCATTGCGCTCATCGTCCCTATCATTATTGGCTTTGCTTTCGGTCCTGAAGTACTGGGTGGTACCTTGGCTGGCGTCACGGTGAGCGGAGTGCTGATGGCCATCTTCCAAAGCAATGCCGGGGGAGCTTGGGACAATGCTAAAAAGTCGTTTGAAAAGGGCGTGATGATTGATGGCGTGATGCAATACAAAGGTTCAGATGCGCACAAAGCTTCTGTTACTGGCGATACCGTTGGCGACCCTTTCAAGGATACCTCTGGTCCTTCCATGAACATTCTCATCAAGCTCATGAGCATTGTGTCCCTGGTGATTGCGCCACACATTGCTGCTCCCGATCGTGGAGTTGCCCCTGCCCAAGGAAAACGCCCCATTGATATGCAGGCCCGCCCCCATGTGCGCTACACCGACTCCGGGGCGCACGCGACAGAAGCGCTGTTCGTGCTGCTGCGTCAGCAACTGTAG
- the hpt gene encoding hypoxanthine phosphoribosyltransferase produces MAAITELAVQLNQEYANKTPLFVAVLNGSFMFAADLMKAMHIPCEISFIRVASYQGTSSTGKVQEVLGLTEDIAGRHVVVLEDIVDTGHTMKMLLDTLGAQAPASLEVATLFMKPECLQHELAIRYVGLSIPNDFIVGYGLDYDGLGRNYPDVYKAV; encoded by the coding sequence ATGGCGGCAATCACTGAACTTGCCGTGCAGCTCAACCAGGAGTACGCCAACAAAACACCTCTCTTTGTGGCAGTGCTCAATGGCTCGTTCATGTTCGCTGCCGACTTGATGAAAGCCATGCATATTCCTTGCGAAATCTCTTTCATTCGAGTCGCTTCGTACCAAGGAACCAGTAGCACAGGTAAAGTACAGGAGGTGTTAGGCCTTACGGAGGATATAGCTGGCCGCCACGTCGTAGTTCTCGAAGACATTGTGGATACCGGGCACACCATGAAAATGCTGCTCGATACACTAGGTGCTCAAGCACCAGCCTCCTTGGAAGTAGCCACATTGTTCATGAAGCCCGAATGCCTGCAGCATGAGCTGGCTATCCGGTACGTGGGGCTCAGTATTCCCAACGACTTCATTGTTGGCTATGGCCTCGACTATGATGGCTTGGGCCGCAACTACCCAGATGTGTACAAGGCAGTGTAA
- a CDS encoding adenylate kinase: MLNIVLFGPPGAGKGTQSQKLIARYNLVHLSTGDLLRSQIAQGTELGLRAKKLMDEGLLVPDEVVIGMIESQLAGNTGVAGFIFDGFPRTVPQAESLDALMQRYDTGVSCMIALEVAEEELVKRLLERGKTSNRTDDQDETKIRKRVTVYNTETAQVAGFYAAQHKFHALNGIGGIDEIFQQICTIIDQHQAATTEDTRQATDEVKA, from the coding sequence ATGCTGAATATCGTGCTTTTCGGCCCGCCTGGTGCCGGCAAAGGAACGCAGAGCCAGAAGCTGATTGCCCGTTACAATCTAGTGCACCTTTCCACCGGTGACTTGCTCCGTTCCCAAATTGCGCAAGGTACCGAACTAGGCCTGCGTGCCAAGAAGCTCATGGACGAAGGGTTGCTTGTGCCTGATGAGGTAGTGATTGGCATGATTGAGAGCCAACTAGCTGGCAATACCGGAGTAGCTGGCTTTATCTTCGACGGCTTTCCACGTACTGTGCCCCAAGCCGAAAGCCTCGATGCCCTTATGCAGCGCTACGATACCGGTGTATCCTGCATGATAGCCCTGGAAGTAGCCGAAGAGGAACTGGTGAAACGCTTGCTCGAGCGTGGCAAAACCAGCAACCGCACCGACGACCAAGACGAAACCAAGATCCGCAAACGTGTAACGGTGTACAACACCGAAACGGCGCAGGTGGCTGGATTCTACGCTGCACAGCATAAATTTCATGCCCTAAACGGTATTGGAGGCATTGACGAAATATTTCAGCAAATCTGCACCATCATCGACCAGCACCAAGCTGCTACCACCGAAGATACCCGGCAGGCAACCGACGAAGTAAAAGCGTAA
- the obgE gene encoding GTPase ObgE yields the protein MASNNFIDYVKINCRSGAGGAGSHHFFRAKGLPNGGPDGGDGGRGGHIILEGNSQLWTLLHLQYQKHLIAKPGQGGGENLRTGAQGDDIIIQVPLGTIARDAETGEKKLEITEHGQRLILTPGGRGGLGNDHFKSATNQAPTYAQPGEPGIDEWVILELKLLADVGLVGFPNAGKSTLLSVVSAAKPKIADYAFTTLTPNLGVVAYRDYKSFVMADIPGIIEGAAEGKGLGTRFLRHIERNSILLFTIACDSPDIAAEYNVLLSELEQFNPELLDKNRLLAITKSDMLDEELENEIRSTLPTDLPSVFISSLANKNIQQLKDLIWHALHA from the coding sequence GTGGCTTCTAATAACTTCATCGACTACGTCAAAATCAACTGCCGCTCCGGAGCGGGCGGAGCGGGTTCACACCACTTTTTCCGTGCCAAAGGCCTGCCAAACGGCGGCCCTGATGGTGGCGACGGTGGCCGTGGTGGTCATATTATCTTGGAGGGTAATTCGCAGCTTTGGACTTTGCTGCACTTGCAATACCAAAAGCATTTAATTGCCAAACCGGGACAGGGCGGTGGCGAAAACCTGCGCACTGGCGCGCAAGGCGACGATATTATTATTCAAGTGCCGCTAGGCACTATTGCTCGTGATGCCGAAACGGGTGAGAAGAAGCTGGAAATCACGGAACACGGCCAGCGCCTCATTCTTACCCCTGGTGGCCGTGGTGGCCTCGGCAACGACCATTTTAAATCCGCTACCAACCAAGCACCAACCTACGCGCAGCCTGGTGAGCCGGGCATCGACGAGTGGGTGATTCTGGAGCTGAAGCTACTGGCTGACGTAGGATTGGTTGGTTTCCCGAACGCAGGCAAAAGCACGTTGCTTTCCGTTGTGTCGGCGGCGAAACCCAAGATTGCAGACTACGCCTTCACCACTCTCACGCCCAACCTAGGTGTGGTAGCTTACCGCGACTACAAGTCGTTTGTAATGGCCGATATCCCGGGCATTATAGAAGGTGCCGCAGAAGGCAAAGGGCTAGGCACCCGCTTCCTGCGGCACATTGAACGTAACTCCATCCTGTTGTTCACGATTGCCTGCGACAGCCCAGACATTGCCGCTGAATACAACGTGCTACTAAGTGAGCTAGAGCAGTTCAACCCGGAGCTATTGGATAAGAACCGCCTGCTGGCTATCACTAAATCCGATATGCTGGACGAAGAGTTGGAAAACGAAATCCGCAGTACACTGCCTACGGATTTGCCGAGCGTATTTATCTCCAGCCTAGCGAACAAAAATATTCAGCAACTAAAAGACCTGATCTGGCATGCACTGCATGCATAA
- a CDS encoding exostosin domain-containing protein → MGTNQVSSLAAKVFITSAYEDPEPLSTFLKDAHLDKYKQHQIVDAPEIADIILFIENSRYHHDPFFRKLKSHPIVKKYPNKVFMYNAHDVPWFILPGLYTCIPKNAFDGDKICATCYIESINPYIRCDFSETPDYLFSFYGNPQSKPRKEIMKLHHKRAVIITSDQKMYSDQKPQDLQIQYADLIANTKFILCPKGIGTSSIRLFETMQAGRVPVIISDDWVRPAGPTWEEFAIFIPEDKVHTIPAVLEREEINWAIKSRLARKAWEDYFAPDSLFNYSVNNILMLGHFKSNLQKNIYFKLYKYFSYYRYYFRRNVIYPGKRLIAKFKN, encoded by the coding sequence ATGGGTACCAACCAGGTTTCTAGTTTAGCTGCTAAGGTCTTCATAACGTCTGCTTATGAAGATCCTGAACCGCTAAGTACATTTCTCAAAGATGCGCATCTAGACAAATACAAGCAGCACCAGATAGTAGATGCGCCTGAAATAGCAGACATTATTTTATTTATAGAGAATTCCAGGTATCACCATGACCCTTTTTTCAGGAAATTAAAGAGTCATCCTATAGTTAAGAAATATCCGAACAAAGTTTTCATGTATAATGCCCACGATGTACCGTGGTTCATATTACCTGGTTTATACACATGCATTCCCAAAAATGCATTTGATGGCGACAAGATTTGCGCAACCTGCTATATAGAAAGCATAAACCCCTATATACGGTGCGACTTTTCGGAAACGCCTGACTATCTCTTCTCTTTCTACGGAAACCCACAGTCCAAGCCAAGGAAGGAAATAATGAAACTGCACCATAAACGTGCAGTTATTATTACGTCTGACCAAAAGATGTACAGTGATCAGAAGCCCCAGGATTTACAGATTCAATACGCCGATCTTATTGCCAATACCAAATTCATTCTGTGCCCCAAGGGTATAGGAACTTCCTCTATTCGCTTGTTCGAGACAATGCAGGCTGGTCGAGTACCCGTTATTATATCCGATGACTGGGTGCGGCCTGCTGGTCCTACTTGGGAAGAATTTGCCATTTTCATTCCAGAAGATAAGGTCCACACCATACCCGCTGTTCTTGAGCGAGAAGAAATCAACTGGGCTATCAAATCTAGGTTAGCCCGTAAAGCTTGGGAAGATTATTTCGCACCGGATAGTCTATTCAACTATTCGGTGAATAATATTTTGATGCTAGGTCATTTCAAGAGCAACCTGCAAAAGAATATCTACTTCAAACTTTATAAATACTTTTCCTACTACAGATATTATTTCCGCCGAAATGTTATCTATCCTGGGAAAAGGTTGATTGCCAAGTTCAAGAATTAG
- a CDS encoding NAD(P)H-dependent oxidoreductase, with protein MILVDTALQKRQLAGKPIRVAMIGAGFMARGVAHQICRYTPGMELVAIANRTIDNARQAYTNAGVTGVREVGSVEQLEACIQLGQPAITDDALLVSRAEGIDAIIEVTGAVEHGAHVVMEAIRHGKHIILLNAELDGTVGAILKVYADRAGVVYTVSDGDQPGVTLNLARFVKGIGVTPVLCGNIKGLHDPYRNPTTQEGFARQWGQNPSMVTSFADGSKISFEQAVIANALNMRVARRGMLGPTVEPGTPITKAAEWYPHEPLLNGGPGIVDYVVGAEPGPGVFVLGTIEDPVQQHYLKLYKLGPGPLYCFYTPYHLCHFETPTTVARAVLFQDAALAPAGPMRVEVVTAAKIDLKAGQQLDGIGHYHTYGLAENADVTLTENLLPIGVAEGCILRRDIARDEVLTYDDVILPEGRLIDQLRAEQAAHFNSANTVAILSSDNSVVS; from the coding sequence ATGATACTTGTTGATACAGCACTTCAGAAGCGGCAGTTGGCCGGTAAGCCTATAAGAGTAGCCATGATAGGCGCCGGCTTTATGGCCCGTGGTGTAGCCCACCAAATTTGCCGCTACACTCCGGGTATGGAGTTAGTAGCTATTGCCAACCGCACCATCGATAACGCCCGACAGGCCTATACCAATGCCGGAGTAACTGGTGTTCGGGAAGTAGGTAGCGTTGAGCAGTTGGAAGCTTGCATCCAGCTAGGACAGCCCGCCATCACCGATGACGCCCTCCTAGTGAGCCGTGCCGAAGGCATTGATGCCATAATTGAAGTAACAGGGGCCGTGGAGCACGGTGCCCATGTGGTAATGGAAGCCATCCGACACGGCAAACACATCATCCTTCTCAACGCCGAACTCGACGGCACAGTAGGTGCCATTCTGAAAGTATACGCCGACCGTGCTGGTGTGGTATACACTGTTTCGGACGGAGACCAGCCGGGCGTGACGCTCAACCTTGCCCGCTTTGTGAAAGGAATTGGTGTGACGCCAGTGCTGTGCGGTAACATCAAGGGCCTCCACGACCCGTACCGCAACCCAACCACGCAGGAAGGGTTTGCTCGGCAATGGGGGCAGAACCCTAGCATGGTTACTAGTTTCGCTGATGGCAGCAAAATCAGCTTCGAGCAGGCCGTTATTGCTAACGCCCTGAATATGCGCGTAGCACGCCGTGGTATGCTAGGCCCTACCGTCGAGCCAGGTACTCCCATCACGAAAGCTGCCGAATGGTATCCTCATGAGCCACTACTTAATGGTGGCCCTGGCATTGTAGACTATGTAGTAGGCGCAGAGCCTGGACCAGGAGTTTTTGTCTTGGGAACTATCGAAGATCCGGTTCAGCAGCACTACCTAAAGCTCTACAAGCTAGGCCCTGGGCCGCTGTACTGCTTCTACACGCCTTATCACCTTTGCCACTTCGAAACACCAACTACAGTGGCACGTGCTGTTCTCTTCCAAGATGCGGCGCTAGCACCAGCTGGCCCTATGCGCGTTGAGGTAGTTACAGCCGCTAAAATCGACCTTAAGGCCGGGCAGCAGTTAGATGGTATTGGCCATTATCACACCTACGGCTTGGCCGAAAATGCCGACGTTACGCTCACAGAGAACTTGCTCCCTATCGGCGTTGCGGAAGGCTGCATTCTACGCCGCGATATAGCACGCGACGAAGTGCTTACATACGACGATGTGATTTTGCCGGAAGGTCGCCTTATCGACCAACTCCGCGCTGAGCAAGCTGCTCATTTCAATTCGGCCAATACGGTTGCTATTCTCTCCAGCGACAATTCTGTTGTTAGCTAA